GTATGCAGTTAAGTCAATATTAAACTTTACAAGCATGCCATTAAAAGCTTATTTTTTTATCCTGTTCATGGGCCTATCACTGCTTTCGGTAGCTCAACCCAAACACATACGATTAGTAGATGCTCTTTCAGCCGATAATTTCGCAAAACATTTTAACACAGATACAGTACAGTTAAGCCAGCTAAACACGAGCAAAACACCTGCAGGAGTTTTTATTGCTTACGAAAAAGCAGATACGCTTAATTTCAAGCATGAATTTTATAAGAGCTTTGACGGCCCAGGTTACACCAAAGTCGGATTGGCATTTTATGCTAGAAAAGGAAATGATTATCAGCTGTCCTTCAAGAATGATAACGCTTTCTTTTGTGTGTCGTGCAATAATATGCGTTATTACAACGTAAATGCCAGCCGCGATACCGTAAGCATCTCGATTTCGTGGGGGCCGAACGATTTTGGTCGAAGTGAGGGCTATTATTTTGTTTATAGACCGACGGCAAAACGCTGGCAATTGGCTGAACGAGATAATGCTGGATCGGATGACGAAGGTACAAGCAGCAGCGAATATATGACCTATCCTCAAAACGTCAAGGTGTATCTAGACGACTACGATGCTGAGTCCTTATCCTATGATTCCACAGTAATAAGTAATCAGCGGATTGGTCTGAGCTACAAGCCCGGAGACTACGCTGCTCTCCTTCGTTCGTTAAAAGAAATACCTAAAAACAGTCTTTTTTTGCTACCTAGAGTTTTTAACGAGCATACAGCAGAGTATTTTATGGAAAACGGTTTGGACGAGGACCAGCCTGACAATACAAATCCAATTCATGGTAAAAATGTCCTTTCGGCCAATGAGATAGCTTATTTTCTGGAGCAGACGAATCAGCTGGATGCGGCACAAGTTTTTTTAGATAAAGTAATTGAGCGTTTTCCTGAGCGTGAGGTTGCCTATTTAAACCGTGCTGATGTATTTTTCAAAAAAGGGCAATCTTCTTACAAAAAAGCCGAAAAAGATTACCGTACTTACGTCGCACTAATGAATAAACGCGGGTTGCAGGCAAAAATTCCACAGCGAGTCTTAAAATTTCTAAGCACACAATAGTCTTTGACAGCCTGCAATTACCTAATTTAAGATCCGATAGACCATTTCTTTGAGAATCTCCTCGCTATTGAAATTGCTGGGCACGTTGACGCCTTTTGATTTTAGGTCAGTCTCTTTGAGGACGTTTAGTACATCAAAAGTTTTCCGACGATTATAATTTCGCGCAGCCAGTTCATATTCTTTTAGGAAAAACGGATGCACGCCCAATTCTTTGGCGGCAACAGATTTATCAATCAGGTAATGGTATTTTAGTATTTTAGTAAAGTAGGTCGCGACCTGTCCAATTACCATCACTAGCGGGTTATTCTTTGGATTTGCCACAAAATAATCTACGATCTGATAGGCCTTCAAGGCATTGCGTTTTGCTAAAGCCGTATTGAGCTCAAATACATTGAAATCTTTTGAAATACCAATGTTACGTTCTACATCGTCCATACTTATTTCGTGACTCTTAGGCACATTGAGCATCAGTTTATCCAGTTCATTGGATACTTTCGCCAGATCATTCCCCAAATAATCCGCGATTAGCGCTGCTGCCTGTGGATGAATGCGCCAGCCTGCATCCTTTAGATAGCCA
The window above is part of the Sphingobacterium sp. ML3W genome. Proteins encoded here:
- the holA gene encoding DNA polymerase III subunit delta, with translation MNINPILSDIKNRSFKPVYLLQGEESYFIDTIADALESTVLNDAQKGFDQSVFYGKDIDISTVVNAAKRYPMMSDHQVIIIKEAQELKWKSDTEEMLTKYLEHLTPTTILVFCYKHGKFDKRKKIYKVFEKAGLVIDAAKLYDDKVAPWIGGYLKDAGWRIHPQAAALIADYLGNDLAKVSNELDKLMLNVPKSHEISMDDVERNIGISKDFNVFELNTALAKRNALKAYQIVDYFVANPKNNPLVMVIGQVATYFTKILKYHYLIDKSVAAKELGVHPFFLKEYELAARNYNRRKTFDVLNVLKETDLKSKGVNVPSNFNSEEILKEMVYRILN